From Candidatus Eisenbacteria bacterium, the proteins below share one genomic window:
- the lon gene encoding endopeptidase La, protein MTLEKFWRGKSADILESSIPEVLPILPLMSTVLFPLGVATVQVGFERNLRLIREHSKPEEIVGIFLSRRMNSGKPEPEEIEKIGIAARVIRLVNMPSGTVQVALEGLRRIAIVEYVKTEPYLEAKVECLKETVSDPSQASVLVEKIIQLARNLVEVDRAYPRELVHTLSMNAAEPGTFADFVATAIDFELEGKQRTLSSLDVVERLEVVREVLENVFEKRRVLAGITKDAKLRIKKTDRERFLREELKTIRKELGEDEPQESEIELLRKKLAELSISQPSKKYLASEIQKLRTIPPSSTEYGPVKNYLDWVLSLPWGKELPEEIDLKKVEEILNEDHYGMEKVKERIVEYLAVRKLRKDVTPSILCFVGPPGTAKTSLSESVARALNRPFLRVNVGGVTDEAEIRGERKTLPGSQPGKIIRALRGAETNNPVFMLDEVDRVRSEGTIGEPWAALFEALNPESNSSFVDNYLGIPYDLSRVLFMASANIAEFIPEALLELMETIELPGYTDTEKFEIAKRFIIPRRAVLQGLSQDEIRLSNDALEKIIELYTNEAGVRELVRQVDFLLRKYVKRKALGEKGPWDVTSKDVETLLGAPPYLRERGESEPEVGVATGLAWTGTGGSLLLVEALKMHGSGKLVITGQLGEIMKESVQAAYSYVRSRADFLEIDQSNFSDYDVHVHFPQGAVPKDGPSSGITTCLAIASALSEKPVRNDIAMTGEITLRGRILGVGGLKEKMLAAHRVGISSVIVPKENEKDLEEIPAEIREKMQVSFVERIDEVFRLALLNIVIAPGKSPDEIVVEEIRKRRSSGKITIEE, encoded by the coding sequence ATGACATTGGAGAAGTTCTGGCGCGGCAAAAGCGCAGACATACTTGAATCCTCGATTCCAGAAGTCCTTCCGATCCTGCCGCTTATGAGCACGGTGCTTTTTCCCCTTGGAGTCGCAACTGTGCAGGTGGGTTTTGAAAGAAACTTGAGACTTATCAGGGAACACTCCAAGCCCGAGGAAATAGTTGGGATTTTCCTCTCCCGGAGAATGAATTCAGGTAAACCTGAGCCCGAGGAGATAGAGAAGATAGGCATTGCTGCAAGAGTGATCAGGCTGGTGAATATGCCTTCCGGCACGGTTCAGGTAGCTCTTGAGGGCTTGAGAAGAATTGCCATAGTCGAGTACGTCAAAACTGAGCCCTACCTTGAGGCAAAGGTAGAATGCCTGAAGGAGACCGTCAGTGACCCTTCACAGGCTTCAGTCCTTGTTGAGAAGATAATTCAGCTTGCAAGGAATCTTGTGGAAGTGGACCGTGCCTATCCCCGGGAGCTTGTCCACACATTAAGCATGAATGCGGCGGAGCCCGGAACATTTGCTGACTTCGTGGCTACTGCCATCGACTTCGAGCTTGAGGGAAAGCAGAGAACACTTTCGAGCCTTGATGTCGTCGAGAGGCTTGAAGTGGTCCGGGAAGTGCTTGAAAACGTTTTCGAGAAGAGGCGTGTCCTTGCCGGCATAACAAAAGACGCAAAGCTGAGAATCAAGAAGACTGATAGAGAGCGTTTCCTGAGAGAAGAGCTCAAGACCATCAGGAAAGAACTGGGAGAAGATGAGCCGCAGGAATCAGAAATAGAGTTGCTCAGAAAGAAGCTGGCCGAGCTTTCAATCTCCCAGCCAAGCAAGAAGTACCTCGCCAGTGAAATTCAGAAGCTGAGGACAATTCCTCCCAGTTCCACTGAATACGGCCCGGTGAAGAATTACCTTGACTGGGTGCTTTCACTCCCGTGGGGGAAAGAGCTTCCCGAGGAGATAGACCTCAAGAAAGTTGAAGAGATCCTCAACGAGGACCATTACGGGATGGAGAAGGTGAAGGAGAGGATAGTAGAGTATCTCGCCGTGCGAAAGCTCAGAAAAGATGTCACACCGTCCATTCTTTGTTTTGTCGGTCCGCCCGGAACTGCAAAGACTTCTCTTTCCGAATCGGTGGCGCGCGCCTTGAACAGGCCTTTCTTGAGGGTGAATGTTGGAGGCGTTACAGACGAGGCAGAAATAAGAGGCGAGAGGAAAACTCTGCCTGGCTCACAGCCCGGCAAGATAATAAGAGCGTTGAGGGGCGCCGAGACGAACAACCCGGTTTTCATGCTCGATGAGGTGGACAGAGTAAGGAGCGAGGGGACAATCGGGGAACCGTGGGCCGCGCTTTTTGAAGCCCTGAATCCGGAGTCTAACTCGTCATTTGTGGACAATTACCTGGGAATCCCCTATGACCTTTCCAGGGTGCTTTTCATGGCCAGCGCCAATATTGCCGAGTTTATTCCCGAGGCGCTGCTTGAGCTCATGGAGACAATAGAACTCCCCGGCTATACAGACACTGAGAAGTTTGAAATCGCAAAGAGATTCATCATCCCCAGGAGAGCGGTTCTTCAAGGGCTTTCCCAGGATGAGATCAGACTTTCCAATGACGCGTTGGAAAAGATTATCGAACTCTACACGAATGAGGCCGGAGTAAGAGAGCTTGTAAGACAAGTCGATTTTCTCCTCAGGAAATATGTGAAAAGAAAGGCGCTGGGAGAGAAGGGGCCGTGGGATGTGACTTCAAAAGATGTTGAAACTCTTCTCGGAGCGCCACCCTACCTGAGAGAGAGGGGTGAATCTGAACCAGAGGTTGGAGTTGCGACCGGACTTGCATGGACAGGAACAGGCGGCTCCCTGCTCCTGGTCGAAGCGCTCAAGATGCATGGTTCCGGAAAGCTCGTCATCACAGGTCAGCTTGGCGAAATTATGAAGGAATCTGTGCAGGCCGCCTACAGCTATGTGAGGTCAAGGGCGGATTTTCTTGAGATTGATCAGTCGAACTTCAGCGACTACGACGTTCATGTTCACTTTCCCCAGGGAGCAGTCCCGAAGGATGGTCCATCTTCCGGCATAACTACCTGTCTTGCCATTGCCTCTGCACTGAGCGAGAAACCGGTGAGAAACGACATCGCAATGACGGGTGAGATTACACTCAGGGGAAGGATTCTTGGAGTCGGCGGGCTCAAGGAAAAGATGCTTGCGGCTCACAGAGTCGGGATAAGCTCCGTGATTGTCCCGAAAGAGAATGAGAAAGACCTCGAAGAGATCCCGGCGGAGATAAGAGAGAAGATGCAGGTCTCCTTCGTAGAGAGAATTGATGAGGTTTTCAGGCTTGCGCTTCTCAACATTGTCATTGCGCCCGGAAAGAGTCCGGACGAAATCGTCGTCGAGGAGATACGGAAGAGAAGAAGCTCGGGCAAGATCACCATCGAAGAATAG